The Drosophila sulfurigaster albostrigata strain 15112-1811.04 chromosome 3, ASM2355843v2, whole genome shotgun sequence genomic sequence tgtaaaaatgtaaaaaaatgaTCCTGGAAAATCTCAAGTTTTTccctttttaaaatatacgtttgtcagctgcttaaaattaaaagattaGGATCtttcttcaatatttatacccgctacccatagggtagaatagtattataactttgtgccgacagaaAATGTGTGGAACTGGCAGAAGGAGGCAAGtccgaccttataaagtatatacacatatattcttgatcagcgttaacagtCGAGACGATCTAACCATTGCCGTCTGTCCTATCtcagatctcagagactataaagaTATTACTTACTACGGGACTTTGTAGCTTTgactgataatctggtatattttgttttctatggtatattttgaatggcaatataccatatttagtatttggtatatttcagtatatctGCGGTTattaacttggtatattttaagaataattccgcactgttttgctttaactcaaaatgcgtagcgggtatctaACAGTCTCTCACTtgaaaatatcttaaatttaaaagttgtattctttattctttttcaaacataaatttacttattgtaTAATAAGTCTTAGACATGTTTCTTGTCTTCTTTAATAATCTACACAGACTTTTACAAAGTTCTTTAATTTCCTTCCGGCTTCTTTTGGgtttatatttaacttttctttCTCGCTTCTCGTTTCTCCCGCAGTTTATCCCTAGAATATCATCCAGCAATGCTGAAACACTGCAGGGCATCGGATAAGCCGCCCGTCTGCTATCTTCAGTGTCCCGCTGGTCTGCGGATTGCGCATCTGAAGCAGTTTCTCTGCTCCAAATACGACATCGATGCGCAGAACAAACAAGTCGAGGTCGAGGTCACCTATGAGGATGAGGTGTTGCAGCCAAGCTTGACGCTAATGGACATTGGCTATTGCTACCACTGGGATCGGGTGAGTTTCCCCAACTAGTTTTTATACTCAACTAGTTTATATAGGATAGAGGGGTATTATGACTTTGTGCCGATAGGATAGATATTctgtaaagtaaatatattcttgatcagcgtcaatagccgagacgatattgCAATGACCGTCTgactgtctgtttgtctgtctgtctgtccgtctgtccgtatgaaacactggatctcagagattatatgagatagagctataatttttttcgacatcatttgttatatttgcacgcagatcaagtttgtttcaaatttttgccacgcccacttccgcccccacaaATTGATAAAACTCGCGTaaaaagtgtaattttaaagctagagtctcGCATTtcagtatatacaataatagtaatagtacttatgattcctgaaaagttggttgcgattagataaaaatggaatggaagttattaaagaatatattgtataggcaaaaacgcctatttactaAAACTAATAGTTGTTTtagctgacaatttggtatattctgcattatttggtatattttcaatgtagtactatataaatatatcatatacatacataatttgatatatatttttagtattttggcggtatattttcagtataatttaagaataatacctcaatatgtttgcttttttttcaaaatgggcATCGgctatctcacagtcgagcacactcgactgtatctTGCTTACTTTTTATCTATAAGTATGAAAAGGGAATTCGATTGGCAAATCCAATTGTGACGTTCGTTTAAGGTCAATTCTACAATCGTTCCCTTGTTTTGCTCTCTTCTTTTCCCCTCCCCCCGTTGTGCAGCATGCGCCGATGTCCTTTCAGTACAGGATACTGCTCTATGAGAATGAGTGCATAAAAAACGatgaaaacaatttgtcaAAGGTTAATCAGGATATTGAGTCAAGacccgctgctgctgtggtgacgaccacaacaacaacaacaaagagtgCCAAGTCCGTGACCTTTGCCGATGAGCTGGAAACGCAACCGAATAATCCCCCTCGCCCACATGCAGCGCCCGCGAGCAAAACGCGCGCCAAATCCAACTCAAAGGTCAGCAAGGGCAACAAGCGAACACCACTGAGTCAGACGGCAAATGAATCCCATGAAGATGCCTCTCAGGCGGTGAGCAACTTCAAGAGCTTACGCAGCAACGATATGCGGTACAGTGATTACGGTGTTGCACCCACGGTGGCTCCGTTGTTGCGCGTGAAGAGCGAACCGGAACCGGAGGAACAGTCTAGCCTGGGTGTGTCCAATATGAACATTGTGGTGAGCATTCCACAGTCGCAGTTGAGTAAATCTGCTGCCTATGCGGATGAGGAAGGTTTCGAGCTGAAGACGGCCAACAAAAAGTCCTCGAATGCAGCTGTGCGCAATTTGCCCAAGCTTAAGATCGAACTGAATAGCATGAAGGCGAAACTGACGTTGCCCAAGTCAGCGGATGCACGTCTCGAGGATGCCGGGCAACATAATCAATTGGACTTGGAAACGTATGCCAAGAACATTGGCCTCAAACCCATTGAACAGCCAACAACACCCGGTGCAAGCGATGCCTTGAAATACAGTCCGAATGCCTCGCCCATGTCCTCGTGTTCCTCATCCACCAATGGCTCCAATGGCACCGCGGAtgcctcaacctcaacctcaacttCATCCTCGACGAACTCTACGTCATCGTCTTCGCATCGCAAGCGCAAAAAGAAGCACTCCAAGGAGCCAAAGGATGCGAATGGCAAACGCAAAAAGTTGCATGCGGAAATCAGTTCACAAACCgatggaaaaatgaaaatgaaaatcacaACAACACCGCACAATCACAAGGCGCACAAGCTCGATCTCAAGCGTTCGCATTCGCTGGCTGGCGGCGAGTTGAATGCGCTGCAGAAAGCCAACGATTTGAATCGCACTTTGGGCGAAGAATCGCGCAGCATCAGCAACCTGATGGCGACGACTTCAGCGACAACTTCGATGACGACTTCGATGACAACTTCGGGGACAACTTCGATGACAACTTCGGGGATAACTTCGTTGACAACTTCGGCGACAACTTCAATGGAGAAGCCGCAGTTGCCTGCATCGCCGCCTTTGCCGCCGAGTTTGTTCAAGAGCTTTTCACCCGCTGGCAGTCCGCTGCCCAAGGCAGCAACACCACCtctagcagcagcaaccactacggctacaacagcagcaaacactttgacagcagccacaaccaAGTCGAAGCTTGTGCCCGCTCCCAAGCAACTGAAACCCACACCAACACCaactaataacaataacaacaacaaaaggcaaccCACTTTGACGCCCTTGCCACAGCCTGCGCCGCACTTTGCCGTGCCACAAGCGCCGCTGCGTCAGGCGCCGCATCAAATGCTGCGCTATCTTTCCACGCCCAGTTCCATAGCGAGTGCAGCCAACAAGCAGCCAAAGCGTTCGCTCTCGCTGGATGAATCTGCTCCAGCTTCTAGCTTGGCCAAGCATCCGCGTCTCGActatcagcaacagcaacagcagcaacaacagcaagttgGCGTCAAGTACGCTGCCGCAGCAGCCAAGCTGAAGCAACAAGCGAGCGCTCAACTGCGTCTCTACGGTCCGGAGTTGGCCAAGCCAACCAGCATGCCGATGCTCTCCAGCTTGAATCTGCCGCCCAGCGGTTCGGTGACAATAACGCCACGACCACGCAACACACAACCGCGAGCAACCATGGCAAatacaacagcagccaaagcgGCAGCAACACAAGCTCCGCGACCAACTGCAGCTGGGGGCAACCTTAGCTATGGCTATGCCGAGAGTTCGCTGAGCAATTTGCCAGCGTTGGAGATTATGCGACTTGGGGCAGCAGCCGCTGCGGCGGCAGCAACCAGTGCACGTTTGATGGGACCACCGAAGCAGCCAGCGAAACGTGCTGTGGCcatgccgttgccgttgccactCCCTTTGCCCCTCCCcatgccgctgccgttgccaatgtcgatgtcgatgtcgatgcccACGACTGTCAAGTCGCCGCCGTTGTCAGTTGCGCTGAGTGCGCAACGaggcaacaaccacagcaacaacagcaacaatgctgCTTATCGCACATCGC encodes the following:
- the LOC133841765 gene encoding protein suppressor 2 of zeste; this encodes MHTKMEKAVANRRQMGDFNEQLSCRICLGYMIDPTTVDYCYHTYCRSCILKHLLRDVYCPQCKASGGKQINEDNLRSDDTLRALIYKMVPGLYQRECERLVEFEEQHKDLDSDLDDVLQAEKEHEFFTPTEPISLSLEYHPAMLKHCRASDKPPVCYLQCPAGLRIAHLKQFLCSKYDIDAQNKQVEVEVTYEDEVLQPSLTLMDIGYCYHWDRHAPMSFQYRILLYENECIKNDENNLSKVNQDIESRPAAAVVTTTTTTTKSAKSVTFADELETQPNNPPRPHAAPASKTRAKSNSKVSKGNKRTPLSQTANESHEDASQAVSNFKSLRSNDMRYSDYGVAPTVAPLLRVKSEPEPEEQSSLGVSNMNIVVSIPQSQLSKSAAYADEEGFELKTANKKSSNAAVRNLPKLKIELNSMKAKLTLPKSADARLEDAGQHNQLDLETYAKNIGLKPIEQPTTPGASDALKYSPNASPMSSCSSSTNGSNGTADASTSTSTSSSTNSTSSSSHRKRKKKHSKEPKDANGKRKKLHAEISSQTDGKMKMKITTTPHNHKAHKLDLKRSHSLAGGELNALQKANDLNRTLGEESRSISNLMATTSATTSMTTSMTTSGTTSMTTSGITSLTTSATTSMEKPQLPASPPLPPSLFKSFSPAGSPLPKAATPPLAAATTTATTAANTLTAATTKSKLVPAPKQLKPTPTPTNNNNNNKRQPTLTPLPQPAPHFAVPQAPLRQAPHQMLRYLSTPSSIASAANKQPKRSLSLDESAPASSLAKHPRLDYQQQQQQQQQQVGVKYAAAAAKLKQQASAQLRLYGPELAKPTSMPMLSSLNLPPSGSVTITPRPRNTQPRATMANTTAAKAAATQAPRPTAAGGNLSYGYAESSLSNLPALEIMRLGAAAAAAAATSARLMGPPKQPAKRAVAMPLPLPLPLPLPMPLPLPMSMSMSMPTTVKSPPLSVALSAQRGNNHSNNSNNAAYRTSPPALINLRNTVPVSFPSKSATAAAAAKAELNSKKSATVAAAGAATTLTSTGSKANGTAAAAAAPLLDKSKTSLRDFRPPTTTTTAAAATAATSSTTTTATTKDADILDLSAQGTGRNSTKLAPTSPPVGNSNSSSNSLEAALNKIKQNISANSNCSNVVASVASVAAAGDDLQNLHMLSESATAREKISIKAGNNNNNNNTTTANNSSNSNTASNSNIYENKPKNAVVRPQNASVRSIPNPSALAFRNQATLLTSNSSSSSNTSTTSTTTIAAAKPLTVKADEKPKLSSATMLLSPNSNSSNNNNNNSSNNNNNNNCNAATSPRATKKATTIDQVAANLNIRAEAKAAALAEEAPPASVASVAAAAKTPESEKATKSDATATATATVTATAATVTATATSTPATTTTVAVASTPATPATLPLALPTATATTNAGSVSSETLSKPPVQISATDTPVPVASSA